The nucleotide window ATTACATGAATCTGTTCCCGAGGTTGTGCGGAGACTACTCCGACGTCGGATGCCGCCAGCTACGCCGTGGTATACCTTTACCCATGGGGATCTTAGCTATCGCAATATCATGGTAAAGGATGGCTGTGTTACTAGAATCATTGATTGGGAGAAAGCTGCGTACATGCCTTTATGGTGTGAGTCTCTTTGTGTCTCATTCTCGGgttgtgaggaagatgaagcctggaagatgttgttgcGCAACTGCATGCCTGGTTATGATGCTGCATACAGCTTTTGGCACCAGTATCACTATCTCTGTCTCGATCCGAACATATGTGGAAGGCATCTCATCGACGAAGCCGAGCGTGAGGCTCGTATgaatgaataaatattatccctgggatgatggataaGGTATCTTTGAAGGGGAGATGCGGCCCTCATATTCTAAGACTAGGATGCCATAAAACAGAAATTCAGTTTTGGTAAACAATCACGTCGAATAACAGCTacaactagttagtagtcaACATGTCAAGGACGAGTTTATATGCTACCTGACCAGCGCATAGAACGTATCAGACACACACTAAGCCTATTGTAGTCTAGTATCTATGCAGGGATAATGCCTTGGCTCCTCTCACACATCCAGTGTTTGCCTTGATaccacaacaaccacggAGGATACCATGTTCTCCATATTGAGAGGGATCAGACGGATACGACAGTCGCAGCCAACAGCCCAGCTATCCATCCTTTGTCGTGGTAATTGCCAGTCAAACAACAAAGCGGCCATATCTACGTTACTCATATTCAAGTAGGAAAACCAATCAGCCGGGATGAGCTCTTTGCATATACGAACGGCCATTTCCTGGTCGATGAAGAGCAACAGCTGGCTCGACGCTACGTAGATTTCGATCTCGATGCTCTCTGCAGTGTAGCTGCGGCTCTGGGTGACGTTCCATCTCCCGTGGCAAGCGTAAGCAAAATGGAGGGTGGATTTAGCAAGGCTCTcttgatggagaaggagaacggTTGCGAGGTCGTCGCCAAAATCCCTTTCCCTTGTCGAATTGCTGGACCTGTAGGGCTGACAACTGCATCCGAGGTGGGTGTCCTTAAATACTGTACGTCGTCCTTCgctctctccttttccaccGCGTGTGATCACTGATGTGACTGTGTAGTACGCAGAAATACCACAATCCCAGTTCCCCGGGTTCTTTCGTGGTCTTCAGACAGGGGCGGATCCGTAGGCGCCGAGTATATCGTGATGGAAAAAGCTAGTGGTGTCCCCTTGTTTCTTGTATGGGGTGACATGACAGAATTCGAGAAGTTGCAGCTTATTCAAAACTTGACCAAGCTCGAGGCGCAGTTATCAGCTGTTCGGTTTCCTGCCTACGGTGGTTTATATTTGCGTGACCATCTACAGAGCTCAAATCCTCAATGTCTACTTCTAGATGACGATGTCGATCGATCGCAATCATTTTGTATCGGCCCTTCTCCTGACCGTCAATTCGACGTCCATTCGGACCATTCTAAAGATCAAGGCCCTTGTTCGTCTCTGCACCTCCAACGTTACTACTAAGGCTTACTATCCACAGGGACCACATTATCAGAACTTGGTATATTCATTGCAAAGCGCGAGCTATCCCGTATCTCAACGATACCAAACAAATCAGCCTTGTTCTATCAAGGCACCTTGGAAGAACAAGCTcagctcctcaacctcacaATAAGTCTCATGCCCATGCTAGACTCTCATCCCTTACTAGGCCAATCCGCCCAGCCTACACTTTGGCACACCGATCTACACATGGGTAACATCTACGTGGCGCCCGACCACCGCACACAAATAGTCTCAGTCATTGATTTCCAGTCCATATCAGTTATGCCCTTATTCCTCCAGTCCCGATGGCCCGAGTTCTTGAAGCCCCCAGACAACTACACCCAAGGCTTCACGAGCCCTGAGCTTCCTGATGGGTACGACAATATGGACGATGAGAGCAAATTGCTGGCCCGACGCGAATGGTCCCAGGCCAAACTAGCAAAAGCATACGAGGTCTCGACTTACCTTGAAGACAGACCTGCACATACTGCGAGGAACGTGCCGCGAGTGTTCCGAGAATTGTTCACCCGGTGTGGGGAGGTGTCTGAGGTGGGAGTTATCCCCCTCCGAGCTCGTCTGATAGAAATATTTCAGAACTGGTCCAGCCTAGGCTTTATCGGATCGTGTCCTTATTCCTTCTCGGAAGAAGATATCCAGACGCATGAGCAACAGTTTGCTGATTACCAGGCTTGGCATGAAGTTCAGCATCTTGCACAGGAGTGTCTGGATACAGACGCCGAAGGATGGATATCGCCCGAGCTAGACATCGAGGAGAAGCGACGCCAGAACCGGGAGTTACTGGCGATGTTTATCGAGCGTATGGCGGGAGAGAAGTCCCCGGAGGAGGCGAGGCAGATGTGGCCGTTTCCAAATGACGCTTAAAGAGCAATGTACATCCATTACACAGATACATTGGAGAGTAATAACACAGATCCCCTCCACATACGCGTCTCGCGTCTCTCCttccaaaacaacaacaatagtCACCATCCACCCCAACACAGCAAGCAAGGAACTCTACCTTCCCAATATAGTTAGCGTATGCATCCTTACTTATGCAATGACATAATCTACCCACAGTCCCAGTCTAACCCAATCTAGCAATTCGATTATGCAATATGGACCAGTAATAACCTGACCCTCTTTAGTCTTAAGTCTTAACTTGAAATTCCCCGTCCGTCCCCATCCCATACCCCCCAGACTGAATCGCCTGTCCCCACAGTCCAACGTCACCGTCCTCCACGATGGGTCCTGACATGGCACAACTTggcatattattattctcctGATATTAATATCCAGGTGGGAAGTGGAAAAGAGTCCACGTGTGTGACGTTGAcgtattcttcttcttccggtGGTTGCCGGTAGCGTGAGTGGCCGAGTCTCCGACCGGGGTTATGATGTTCGCCATGTACATTGTTGTAGCTTTTAGGGATGGAAGTAGTGACTACTGTATTATTCGGATGTGGTTCATATTTTGTATGtggatattatatataatgatgCTGCGAGGTTCTTAGGGGTTAGGGGTTATGTTGGGGATGTTTGGAAACAGTGTGCTTAGTGGTGgatgcatatatatattgtggAGCGCGCAGTAGTACTATGAAGGATCACCTAAGTAGTATTGAACATCGACGTCAAGGCTCCGCAGTGGCCTTAAACTCAAATTTACGACTATGACAAGCGTGGGCAGAATATAGAGGAAGATAATATTGTTGTAAAATCTAATTGTATCGTAACGTCATACGGATGCATTTATATACAGACAGACACTTTTCGGTAGGACCAGACTAGTGCGGACTATCCTCATCCGAGTCAAAGTGCTCGCGCGCCCAAGGACTGCGCAACCGAATGGCACGACCCTtgtagaagaagataaatggAATCGGCACGAGCAGAATGGCAATAAATCCCAGCAGACTGGACGCCCACTCGTAGTCGAGCTTCTCGTACATCTGCGTAGCGAACAGCGGGAAGCCAGCACCGACAAGGTTCCGGACGAGAATAACACCAGCCAATGCAGAGGCAGAGTAAGTCTGGTAGCTGTCGACGACATAGTTGAGGATactgaggatgacgatgtaAAGACCCGCACCGAAGAAAGAAGACGCAATGATGGGGACGATCCAGTGCACGGAGCGGTAGCTGGTCCAGCCGAACCAGAACAGACTGATCGGGATGAGCAGCGAGCCGACACGGGCCATCCACATGCGCGCTTCCGGGACACTGCGGCCGCTGTTCTCGGCCACGCGGCGCAGGTAGTACCGCTCCTGCAGCGGGGACAGGGCACAGGCGATGATAGGGCCAATGGCCATGCCCAGGAAGCAAAGACCCTGTTGACCGACGTTGAAGCCGTGGCCGTTGGGTTCGCCAAAGACGAGAGGGAAGGCTTCGTTGAAGAGGTAGACCAGCCCGTAGAGGAAGCCGTTGTAGATGGCGGAAAAGGTGGTGATGGGCTCGGTGAACAGGAAGCGGAAGGGACGGGTGAGGGTGATCGCAAACAGCTGGTGCAGGCCCTTGCGGTCTTCTGCGTGGAGGTCGGTGGTAGTCTCTGCGGAGCGCAATCCCTCGCGTTGCATCTGCTTGCGCACGCGGGCGGCCTTGCGCTGAAGGATGATGCTGTGACGCGTTTCCGGGACAGTCAAGACCAGCGCAATCCAGGTGCCACCAGTGATGGCCATCATGATCCAGAAAATCCAGTGCCAGTTCAGGTTCAGGCCGATGTAGCCGCTGACCACCAGGGCCATGGGCGGGCCAAATGTGCTACTGAGACCGTAGAAGGCCATAGGGCCACCACTGTGGTTACGCTCCCACAGATCACTGATGGTACCACCCGTGTTGGTCAAGGGGGCACCACCGGCGAAACCGGCGATGAAACGGCAGACAATGATGGTGCCAATGTTAGGAGCCAGTGCGAGAGGCATCTGGAAGAGGGACATGATGAACCACGAGACGATGTAGACGGGCTGGCGACCAAAGTACTCGGACAGAGGAGCCAGCAAGACAGGTCCAATGGCATATCCCAGCACATACATGGACAGACATAATGTAGTGACTTCAGTAGACACGTGGAAATGTTCCGCGATGCCGGTGGctccggaggagaaggaaccgCAAGACCAAGTGCTGGATTTAGGTTAGTAGGGTTGAGATACAGGAGGTCGTCAGTAGACATACGTGATGACATTCAGAAAACTGGCAAACAAGGTAATGTACCACTTGCGCCAGTAACCCCAGCAGCGCGGGTTGTCCCGATCTTGCGGGCCAAAGGTGATACGCAAGGGGAGGGCTTCATCAGGCTGGTTCCTGGCGCGAGCCAGAgcttcctcctcggtgacGACCAGCGGAAGAGTCTCACGGTGTACATCCGAGATTTCTTGCTTCTGGTCGGCAGTGGCGAACAGGTCGCCGACGTGGGATTCCTCGGTCATGGTCGCGACGCCAGGCACAGGGAGATGTTAGGTCAACAGAATACAGAACAAGAAAGTTAGATCAGATCATCAGGGGACGAAAGACTTTTAATACGGAAAAGAAATCTGCGGCGCGAGGGGCAAAAGGGCATCAGCAGCCCGCCGCGTGACGTTCCCCGATTGCATTCTTGCCATGACCCAACTCCACTGGCCGGTGAGGGTTGCAGATGGTCTACCAATGAGATGGAGGGCACATAAGCTTCGACTCCAGATTTCTCCAGTTGCAGCCGtgttctccatctcttcgGGGTATGACCGAGCTGGTTACAGGGTAATCCGGTGTCGGGAGGCAAGCTTTGAGCGTCAGGTTCAAGCCTCGGTCAAGCTTTAGGGCGCCGTGGCATCCGGGCGAGGATTCCAGAAAAGAGGGCCGATAAAGGCGGGATCTTGGCCGCCTTACCCAAAAGGCGCTTAGTCTCGCTGCACTCCAGGGGATCGTCTCCTCCTTATTCCTCCATCCTTTCGTCTCCCCGTGGAGTTGCCCTTGTTTCTCTGACTCACCGAAACCGCACGGTCGTGGGCCGCCCGGCCGATACACATTTCCCCAGGCAGGATTGCCGACCCCCCGCCGGCTGTTCCATTTGCCGTGGATGCTGTCCAGCAAAACTATTTCTCTGCCCTTGTTGGGCCGAGATGCTTCCGGTGAGCTGATTCTGGTCTAACAACAAACTAGAATCAGCCACACCGCGTTGGATTTTTATCCCCCTGCTAGCGAGATAGATTagctgctgccattgcaCCCAATAAATGCTCTTCCGTGGTAAGCACCTTATCTTCCTATCGTGTAccacaagaaaagaaggcagaaCTCAGCTGCTTTaggaagaacaagcaacCTTTTTCAGTGtcagtattaatattaataatttggAACCTTCGTGATTCCCAGCCGCCCTCCACCGGCTTTTAGGCTAAATGCCATCAGccccaaaccccaaccccaacttgCGACgccagacagacaagacactAAAATCCCCGGGCTGTTTTTCGGAGGCTTATTCCCCACTTGCCATTGGTAAGCACTAGATACGGCTCCTTCGAGTCGGTTTAGATCCCACGGAGAACCAAAAAGCTGAGCTCCCCGGTGAATGAGTCGGTCGGTATGTTGCTCCCACCACGGTCGGCTTGCTTACGGGCGTCGCTCGCATGCCGGTTGTCGGCATCCTTTCCCCGTGAGAACTGCCCCTCACCTAATACTATATCAACCAAGTACGGAGAACGGTGTACACAGTAGACGGTAGGCAATAGACAGTAGACAGCACGGGTATAGCTGGGTGTCTGGATACGTGTGGACCTTCTGCCGCACCTGGTTTGGCCTGGCCTCTTCGTGGATAACGTGCTGGTGTGACAACCAATCAGTCGACCTTGTCTGCTTCATCGATCATCCAGCCTCAATGCTGATTTGTTGTGCGGTCGCTGGCGCTGCTCagctctttttttttcggtcACAGCTGGTCTGCCCACATTAGCATCCACTTGGCTAGCAGTTGACCAGGCCTCGTCTGTGCCGCTCATCACTCGCACGGAATCAATTCTCCGCtgtctacggagtacatgcTGGTTTCTGGGCTGCTTAAGCCATGCAGCGCGACAAgaacctcctctctccccggTCGTTGTGGACGCATGGATCGACTGGCCCATCTTGGCATCTGGTGGTCTCCAGACGCCGACTCAACTGGCTCTGTCCTGGTTGGCCCGGACATTGTTGTCTCGCAGAGAAGTCCGAGGTGAGCTTTTCTCGGGTTGCCTCCCTCATGGAGAGGCTGTATTTCGGACGTGAGCCGGCCCAGGGACTCCACCAGGCTAGTTCTCGCACTTTTGGAAATTTACCGTGCACAAGGAGTTGGAGACGCCCAGTATCCTTTCCATATATTGCCGTTGCTATTTGCATTCTTCGCGCAAGGTATGGAAGGCCTCACGCCGATGTTGTCTGTCCTATGGTGACATAGGACGTGATGGGCAGTAACTTAATAGGCCCGAGTGAACGCACGGTCTCTGCCATTATGAATGGTAGCCATGCATTGTCTGTGTCGTGTGCTGTCAGTGCTCGTGTGCGGTCCCCGCGCATTAGTGAACCTTGAGCCGTAGCGATCATCGGTCGGAGAAATTCGCCTTTGACGAGAATTCACTGGTTTGTCCCACTAATGTGTATCATAACCTGCCAAAAGCCCGGTTTGGTGTGACAGGTGTGACACTGGGGAAAGAATCGTGAGTGCTGCCCCAGTCGGGGTGTTGTCTTTCCAAGACAGTGTGTCAACGTTGAACCTACAATAACTGACCACCAACCTGACGGTTACATTTGTACACTGGAAGACGGGAGTTCATGACAAGATCCTACTGACATCTGCATGGCTCGAAGCTTCATCCGCGATGGTGAAACTGTTGCAACCGGAGGGACGTCACTCTTTCGATGAGACATAACGCCCAAACAATGGGTTCCATCATGCGACGGAGTTAGTCCACGGATGAAATTAACCCCTGTTATACAGCATCCCTGGCGAAAGTCATACAGAATAGACCGCCTGTTTCCAGGTTGAAGTCCCAACTTCACGGtcaacttatatatatatatatatatatgtatagcGTCAGACCTGCTTGATTTCAGCAATAACAAGAGATACAAGATAGCAGAAAGGACACCGACCACTAAACCAGCTACCAAAATGCGCATCGCACTTACGGGGACCGCCATTCTGGCCTATATCTCGCTTGCCACCTCGCATGTCATCAAGCGGGACATTTCAATTGTCCTACGTGGTCTGTCCACCTTGAATGCCAACATAGGCACATTCGGTGCATCCGTTTATCGTTACGACGGAACACTTCCCGCTGCGATTGAAATCTTCCACCAGGAGAGTAGCCTGGAGAAGGACCTCGAGGGAGTGGCGGCCGACACCAACAGCACGGCGGAGTGGACCGCCCAGGAGAGCAATAGCGTGACTGAATCCTTGGTGGGATTGGAGCCGATTATGCGAACCTCAATTGCTGCACTTGTGATGAAGGTTGGAAGCTATCCCAAAATCTGTCATTCTTCTGCGAGATGTTCTGACGTTTTGATTTCCAGAGAGATCTCTTCATCAGCGCCGGCGTGGGCTCTGCAGTGCGGCTTAATTTGGTCAACATGAGGAGCCGGACAGTTGCTCTTTCTGTGGCTCTGCAGAACAAGGCTGTTGGTGCTGATAAGGAAACCATCCGACAAGGGACCGGAGATGTGGACGATGCTTATGACAGTGCCATTGATTCGTATGAGTCCCGGCTGTGAGTATGTCTGTGCCGCCTGTGGCTTGGTCAAATTGTTCTCGAGGCATCGATCAGGCGCCCGGAATATTTGTTCATGATTAGCTATTCTCAATGCAAAAGCTGTTGACATATGGTCTATCTCATTATTTTAGGAGTGGAGCACCGCGTAATGGTCGGGCGTCCACATCCAGCATGTTTGGCTTTATGAGGGTGGCTGGATGTGATCTATCAGTTCCGCACATTCAAGTTTCCGCCTGTCGCTACAAGGTCCCAACGGTTGATTTACAAAGGAGCCGGGGCCGAGGCTTAATTAACAGCTAGTTAGCTAACTATGTTAGCTAGTTAGTATCTATATCGATGAGCACGGATGTCTCGGCTCCCGCGCGGCCAATGAGGAGCTCAATATGGGTCTGCAACACCTACCTAATGCATACCAATGCGATAGCTACAGCTAGGTTACCAATAATCGATAGAGTTGATATTGAGCGCTCTATTGTTTCCATCCTCGGAGATGTAGGGCGAGAGGGGAATGTGCCGAGCCGAGGTGCTTCTCCCCGACGCGAGCGGGGTTGGAACTAAGTACAAAGTCgcacagcagaagaagcaattcCCATCCCTCGATTCACCGCATTTCACTTCCCCTGAACTCGttctacttctactaccACTCACTCTCATCATGCCCTCCAACTACGCTCACCATGTGGGAAACCATGATTATACTCGCGCTACTGTCGTGATTATCGGGGCTGGCGTATCAGGTACGAGATGAACCCCTTGCCTTGCTTGTGACCAGGGAAATGATAAACTCTGTCACTAACAATCTCCCAGGTATATGCATGGCCATTGACCTCCTCCGTCGAACCCCCATCCGGAAGTTCGTCATACTCGAGCAAGGAAGTGCTGTAGGAGGAACCTGGGCCAACAATCTCTACCCAGGCTGTGCCTGCGACGGTCAGAAGCGACCGGCCCAGCATGGTCGCGCGTATAGATAGCTAACAGCCGTGTAGTCTGGAGCGCCCTGTACAGCTATTCATTTGAGCAGCGTCCCGACTGGACGGCAGAGTATCCGGCGCAGGAAGAGTTTCTGGTAATCCTGTCTTGCTTGCAACGCATATCAGTTGCTGACGCACCTGTAGGAATACCTCACGGATGTTGCTCAGAAACATGGCCTCTACCAATACATTCGCTTCAACTCGACCGTACAGGAAGCCCGCTGGGACGACCAGCAACGGCAATGGAAGGTCCAGGTTGCCCTGAATGGCGCCAAGGCTAGCGAATTTCATGAGGAATATGAGCTTACCACAGACTTCCTGGTTTCCGCCGTCGGACAACTCAATGTGCCCAGCTATCCCTCAATCCCGGGTCTGGATGATTTTACCGGCAAGTTGATTCACTCAGCCAGATGGGACTGGACCTACGACTTCTCCGGCAAACGAATTGCGGTTATCGGAAATGGTATTTACTCCATTCTCACTGTAACACTCAGCATCATATACTGACAGCTATGGCAGGAGCCTCGGCCATCCAAATCGTCCCTGAAATAGCCAAAACAGCCTCTCATATAACTATCTACCAACGCAGTCCGAAATGGGTCGTTCCACGCTTCAACAAGCCGGTCGGCGCTTTCCAGCAGTTCCTACTGTCATATGTACCTCCCGTGCGCTGGTGCAAGAGAGTCCTGCAGATGCGTTTCCGAGAATGGTCATACAACGTCCTCGTCACCCCCGGCACGGCCCCGGCCCGCGAAGGTGAGGAAACTGCAAAGAAATGGATGAAAACCCAGTTGCCCGACAAGCCTGAATTGTGGGACACTCTGACCCCCAACTATGCCATTGGATGCAAGCGCATCCTCATTTCCGACGACTTCTATTCAGCGTTAAATTCGAGTCACGTTGACCTCAACACCAAGCCAATCCAGCGTATTTCAGCCACGGGTGTCCAAACGGAGGGTGACGAGCAGGAGTACGATCTCATCGTGTTGGCCACTGGATTCCGTGCTTCGGAATTCCTGCACCCAATCCGGGTGTATGGCGCTGGGGGCCGGTCACTGGAAGATATCTGGAAGGGCGGACCAAAAGCTTACTACGGTATGACTGTTGAGGATGTGCCGAACTTCGGCATGCTCTACGGACCCAACACAAACTTGGGTATGTTAAGCCCCTCACAAATCCTTCAAGAATCCACGCACTGACAAATATAGGCCAcaactccatcatcctcatgaTCGAAGCCCAATCACGATACATAACCACCCTGATCCGAGCCGTAGCCGATGTGAAGAAAAAGGACCAAACGCTGGTTATTCAACCCCGCCCAGACGTGCTACGCGAATATAACGACCGGGTCCAGAAACAGCTGGCAGAAACCAGTTTCGCCGACCCTAACTGCCAAAGCTGGTACAAGACTGATAAGGGCCTGATCACGAACAACTGGCCACTCAAGGTGGTGGAGTACCAGAAGGAGGTGTCTCAGGTGCGATGGACGGACTTCCTCCTCAAGGGCGACGGGGCTGCGacagtggagaagaagaaggtgacgCACGTTGGTCGGGTTAAGGAGGAGGTGCTGATCAGTAATGTTACTTTGTTTTTGGGGGTGGCTTTGGCGGCTGGAGGAGTTTACTGGCGTGCTACGAGGGGGTGGAAGTGGTAGGCTTTAGGCTGCTGCTTTGTGATACGGATCTATTGTAATTGCTACAATCGAGACAGTGAATTAGCATGCTCGTGTGTCTAAGTAGAGAGACGCCTCCTGTAGACAAAATAAATGTCGATGGGTCTAAAACTTCTGCCTAAGGTTTCTTTATTATCCTATTATACTACTAATTGACCCGGATCATCACATTTCACTGTTCTAATATATAGTCACCTATCCAAACATAATTTTAAACCCCTCAAACCACCTCCCAGAGCGTCTAGAAGCTGGAACCTCCGCAGCAACAATCTCAGCTATCCCAGTCACCagatccacctcctcacacGGAATCAACCAAGGTCCTCCCCGCCCAGTATACAATCTATGCCCTAGATAGAAGATCACGAATATCGGAATCCCCACATACGAAGTAACAAACGTCGAGGTATCCCACTGCTCCGGAAAAAACACCGTAAACCCATTCAACCACAATAACAAGAAGATCACACAGCCAGCAAAATACGCAGCATATGGTTGAAACATCGACCGATACGGTAACCCCGCAACATCAAGTCCCTGCGCCACCGTGGCCTTCCGAAAGCGAATGTATAtaacacatacacacacccaGCTTACATACGCGCCGCTATTCACGAGGTTGACGAACCAGTTGAATACTGTTGCGGCGGAGGAACTGACGTTCATGTAAGCAAGCAGGGAAAATAGTGAGGTAAACCCCAGAGACATGTACGGGACACCTGATGCTGTACAGCGTTTGAAGATCTTAGGCGCGGTGCCGAGAGTTGCCATGGAATATAGTGTGCGAGTGGCAAGATATAGCCACGAGTTTCCTGCGGACCAGGCTGATAGCAGAATCACGACGTTTATGACCGAGTCGAGACCCTTTATACCTGCGTCTTTGGCTGCGATCGCCCAGGGAGAGGCGCTGGCGTCACTGCTGCCGCCGAGTagctggttgttgttgctcgGGCAGATCAGACCTATGAGGAAGGCACCGAGGATGTAGAAGATGACTAGTCGGATGAAGAACCGTCGTCCGGCTGTTGGAAGGTTCTGACGGGGGTTTTGCATCTCTCCTGCTGTGATGACTAGGAGCTCTGGTGTGAAGGCAAAAATGTAGACGGAGAAGCGTAGGGTCGCGATGAATGCGACTAGTCGCCCCGAGGCTCCACTGACAATGTATTCATTTGTAGCTCCGGGGCTATGCCAGTAGGCGAACCCTATTGCTTTGTAATTCGGACCACCGCCGCAGGTGATTACCagggccatgatgaagaggcCGATAATGCCAATTACTTTGATCGAGGCGAACCAGAACTCGGTCTCTCCGTATACTTTGACCGGGAAGCAGTTCAATCCCACAATGACCACCAGCATGATCGTGATCCATACAGCGATATTCACAGGACTAGGCCAGTAATCAATGACGAGCGCTGCGGCAGTAATCTCCGAAGGGACCGTGATGGCGAAGACGTAGTAGTACATCCAGCCTAAGGCAAACCCCATACTACTCGACACAAATCTATGGCCGAAGTAGGCAACGGATGAGCCACGGACTGGAAGGAAGGAGCTGAACTCGGTTGTCGCAGTCACTATGCAGAACACCAGTAGTGTTAGGAGAGAGTAGCCCAGCAAAAGGAACAGCGGGCCCCCGATGCTCAGAGATTCACCACTGCCGATGAACAGTCCGGTGCCGATGGCGCCGCCAATA belongs to Aspergillus luchuensis IFO 4308 DNA, chromosome 3, nearly complete sequence and includes:
- a CDS encoding uncharacterized protein (COG:E;~EggNog:ENOG410QDM5;~InterPro:IPR004841;~PFAM:PF13520,PF00324;~TransMembrane:12 (i62-81o87-107i128-149o169-191i203-224o250-272i292-310o345-364i385-407o419-440i465-487o493-512i);~go_component: GO:0016020 - membrane [Evidence IEA];~go_process: GO:0055085 - transmembrane transport [Evidence IEA]): MSDSNPISTRNAPIQTADVSKADPSTDLENGLCQIPSQKEGQVKNIIQVETVRGLKSRHTQMIAIGGAIGTGLFIGSGESLSIGGPLFLLLGYSLLTLLVFCIVTATTEFSSFLPVRGSSVAYFGHRFVSSSMGFALGWMYYYVFAITVPSEITAAALVIDYWPSPVNIAVWITIMLVVIVGLNCFPVKVYGETEFWFASIKVIGIIGLFIMALVITCGGGPNYKAIGFAYWHSPGATNEYIVSGASGRLVAFIATLRFSVYIFAFTPELLVITAGEMQNPRQNLPTAGRRFFIRLVIFYILGAFLIGLICPSNNNQLLGGSSDASASPWAIAAKDAGIKGLDSVINVVILLSAWSAGNSWLYLATRTLYSMATLGTAPKIFKRCTASGVPYMSLGFTSLFSLLAYMNVSSSAATVFNWFVNLVNSGAYVSWVCVCVIYIRFRKATVAQGLDVAGLPYRSMFQPYAAYFAGCVIFLLLWLNGFTVFFPEQWDTSTFVTSYVGIPIFVIFYLGHRLYTGRGGPWLIPCEEVDLVTGIAEIVAAEVPASRRSGRWFEGFKIMFG